A single Phycisphaerae bacterium DNA region contains:
- a CDS encoding metallophosphoesterase, whose protein sequence is MRVIVTADLHYDVGRSREPTRAIAREIVERGGDVLLIVGDCASSDLRVLDESLALFDGFRGAKLAVAGNHELWTVGAASSLHRYENELGEVFSRNGFHFLDQRPIVLDDVAFVGNVGWYDFSFRPSIMKIPLRFFQSKVGPGAAARLEEHQSLLERRDDLSEGAMQVTARWMDGVRVKLPMSDAAFTQRLAERLRSHLDAVSGRSRQVVAAIHHLPFSEMIPHSVLPDWEFATAFHGAEIFGEVILNYPTVTHVFSGHIHREKRLKKRNLNCMSIGSTYTEKRYEVLDV, encoded by the coding sequence ATGCGAGTGATCGTCACCGCCGATCTTCATTATGACGTGGGCCGGAGCCGGGAGCCGACACGAGCCATCGCGCGGGAAATCGTCGAGCGCGGCGGGGATGTGCTGCTGATCGTCGGCGACTGCGCATCGAGCGATCTTCGCGTGCTGGACGAATCGCTGGCATTGTTCGATGGTTTTCGCGGCGCGAAGCTGGCGGTCGCGGGTAACCACGAATTGTGGACGGTTGGCGCGGCATCATCACTACATCGCTATGAGAACGAGCTGGGCGAGGTTTTTTCACGCAATGGGTTTCATTTTCTGGATCAGCGGCCGATCGTTCTCGACGATGTCGCATTTGTTGGAAACGTGGGCTGGTACGATTTTTCGTTTCGGCCTTCGATCATGAAGATTCCGCTTCGCTTTTTTCAAAGCAAGGTAGGTCCCGGCGCCGCCGCACGGCTGGAGGAACACCAATCGCTCCTGGAACGCCGGGACGATCTGAGCGAGGGCGCGATGCAGGTGACAGCCCGCTGGATGGACGGGGTCCGCGTGAAGCTGCCGATGAGTGACGCAGCCTTTACACAAAGGCTGGCGGAGCGGCTCCGTTCTCATCTGGATGCGGTAAGCGGTCGGTCGCGTCAGGTTGTCGCGGCGATCCACCATCTGCCATTTTCGGAGATGATACCACACAGTGTGCTGCCGGACTGGGAATTTGCCACGGCCTTTCACGGCGCGGAGATTTTCGGCGAGGTGATCCTGAACTATCCAACAGTGACTCATGTTTTTTCGGGACACATCCATCGGGAGAAACGCCTGAAGAAGCGCAACCTGAACTGCATGAGCATCGGATCGACGTACACGGAGAAGCGTTATGAGGTGCTCGATGTCTGA
- a CDS encoding trypsin-like peptidase domain-containing protein: protein MSDRRTRPIRPLCARSGAICIMILLAARGMAAKGDDSPGFDPAARITPAVRVFRECSPAVVNLSTTKIVTVQSPLGMGGLFDDIFDFPMRGPRKYKTQSVGSGFLIHADGYLVTNAHVVDRAAECKVTFADGNILDAQEVAIDREHDLAVLKVNARRTLPHLRLGRSDDLMPGETVIAIGNPLGLQHTVTTGVISALDRTLEFGNQHTYRGLIQTDASINPGNSGGPLLNVLGELIGINTAIRGDAQNIGFAIPVDRLSELLPEMLDIERLRQVVFGIHFDAAGTRGGSADHPIGVRIGRVDPDTPAAAADVQAGDVVVAIDNQQTRDFIEAFSLLERTPVGQMLKLDIVKKDGKRRTIEVPLAALKPQDASRLLKQFFSLGLREMNADDLARIGVSRPIGLVVTSAGPGNEATRGQLQPGDIITKFGGISVAELAPMAHLMKQVNPGDRIPFQVLRIRGDAIVRFETALQAR from the coding sequence ATGTCTGATCGTCGAACCCGGCCGATACGGCCCTTGTGTGCGCGATCTGGCGCAATCTGCATCATGATCCTTCTTGCAGCGCGCGGAATGGCCGCGAAAGGCGATGATTCGCCGGGATTCGATCCGGCCGCGAGAATCACGCCGGCGGTTCGCGTGTTTCGGGAATGCAGCCCCGCGGTGGTCAACCTCTCAACGACCAAGATCGTCACGGTTCAAAGTCCGCTGGGCATGGGCGGGTTATTCGATGACATTTTCGATTTTCCAATGCGCGGGCCCCGCAAGTACAAGACGCAGAGCGTGGGCTCCGGATTCCTGATTCATGCGGACGGCTACCTCGTTACGAACGCGCATGTCGTCGATCGCGCGGCGGAGTGCAAAGTTACCTTCGCCGACGGCAACATTCTCGACGCACAGGAGGTCGCCATCGATCGCGAACACGACCTGGCGGTTCTGAAGGTGAACGCCCGGCGAACACTGCCGCATCTGCGGCTGGGCCGGAGCGATGATCTCATGCCGGGTGAGACGGTCATCGCGATCGGTAACCCGCTCGGACTGCAACATACCGTGACGACGGGCGTCATCAGCGCGCTGGATCGAACACTGGAATTCGGGAATCAGCATACCTACAGGGGGCTGATTCAGACCGATGCCTCGATCAACCCCGGCAACTCTGGCGGACCGCTGTTGAATGTGCTTGGCGAGTTGATCGGCATCAACACGGCAATTCGCGGCGACGCGCAGAACATCGGGTTTGCGATTCCCGTGGATCGTCTGAGCGAACTCCTGCCGGAGATGCTCGATATCGAGCGCCTGAGGCAGGTTGTTTTTGGCATTCACTTTGACGCCGCCGGCACGCGGGGAGGATCGGCAGACCATCCGATCGGGGTTCGGATCGGCCGGGTGGACCCTGATACGCCGGCAGCCGCGGCGGATGTTCAGGCGGGCGACGTGGTCGTCGCGATCGACAATCAGCAAACACGCGATTTCATCGAAGCGTTCAGCCTGCTGGAGCGGACGCCGGTCGGCCAGATGCTCAAGCTGGACATCGTCAAGAAGGACGGCAAGCGACGAACCATCGAGGTTCCGCTGGCCGCATTGAAACCGCAGGACGCCTCGCGCCTCCTGAAGCAGTTCTTCTCGCTCGGGCTTCGCGAAATGAACGCGGACGACCTGGCGCGAATCGGGGTATCACGGCCGATCGGGCTTGTGGTGACATCGGCCGGGCCCGGTAACGAAGCGACACGCGGTCAATTGCAGCCGGGAGATATCATAACGAAGTTCGGCGGCATTTCAGTTGCAGAGCTTGCACCGATGGCTCATCTAATGAAACAGGTGAACCCGGGCGACCGCATTCCATTCCAGGTTCTCCGAATTCGCGGTGATGCGATCGTTCGATTTGAGACCGCATTGCAGGCGCGGTGA
- a CDS encoding glycerate kinase, producing the protein MPKVVIAPDSFKGSISATAAASAIAEGVRRAQPSATIIEAPMADGGEGTLEILVQALGGQMRRARVSGAMGDTIDAPIGLIRDATTAVIEIASIAGYSMATTRPRDPLRATTFGVGQAIRVAMETGIEQIILALGGSATVDGGAGMLQALGIIPLDIDRRPIASPAGGGDLIRIDRLAWDRPPEHLEQVEFTIACDVLNPACGPNGAAVVFGPQKGADDSAVAKLDAGLSNWAGVLERMSGRPLRDEPGTGSAGGVALPLLALLNAHIVPGVDLIADAIGLREKIVEADLVITGEGRLDRQSLMGKVVGSVARMAHCANVPCVAVVGTTGDGVASCLSVLDDYEVIGGPIEETTPRLADAAERVLRSLM; encoded by the coding sequence ATGCCCAAAGTCGTCATTGCCCCGGACAGCTTCAAGGGATCGATCAGCGCGACCGCCGCGGCATCGGCGATCGCGGAAGGCGTCCGCCGCGCGCAGCCGTCGGCAACGATCATCGAGGCGCCGATGGCTGACGGCGGAGAAGGAACGCTGGAAATTCTCGTTCAGGCGCTCGGGGGGCAAATGCGTCGGGCTCGGGTTTCAGGCGCCATGGGTGACACGATTGATGCACCGATCGGCCTCATTCGAGACGCCACGACGGCAGTCATTGAGATTGCATCGATTGCCGGCTATTCGATGGCAACGACTCGTCCGCGCGATCCACTGCGCGCGACGACGTTTGGAGTGGGACAGGCAATTCGCGTAGCAATGGAGACGGGCATCGAGCAGATTATTCTGGCGCTCGGTGGGAGTGCGACCGTAGACGGCGGCGCGGGCATGCTTCAGGCACTGGGCATTATCCCACTGGATATCGACCGCCGCCCGATCGCGTCGCCAGCCGGCGGCGGTGATCTGATTCGAATCGATCGGCTCGCATGGGATCGACCACCGGAACATCTGGAGCAGGTTGAGTTCACGATTGCCTGCGACGTACTGAACCCGGCCTGCGGTCCGAATGGCGCGGCCGTCGTTTTCGGTCCGCAGAAGGGTGCGGACGATTCGGCCGTCGCGAAGCTGGATGCGGGTCTTTCGAATTGGGCCGGCGTGCTGGAGCGGATGAGCGGCCGGCCGTTGCGAGACGAGCCGGGCACGGGGTCCGCCGGGGGCGTGGCACTTCCGCTGCTGGCGTTGCTGAATGCCCACATTGTACCGGGTGTAGATCTGATCGCGGACGCAATCGGCCTGCGCGAGAAGATCGTGGAGGCGGACCTGGTCATCACCGGAGAGGGACGCCTTGATCGGCAATCGCTGATGGGAAAGGTCGTCGGTTCCGTGGCGCGCATGGCCCACTGCGCGAATGTTCCGTGCGTGGCGGTTGTCGGAACGACGGGCGACGGCGTTGCGTCATGTTTGTCGGTGCTGGACGACTATGAGGTGATCGGCGGCCCGATCGAGGAGACGACGCCACGCCTTGCGGATGCAGCCGAGCGCGTGCTGCGCTCCTTGATGTAA
- a CDS encoding PQQ-binding-like beta-propeller repeat protein produces MNNMRFRRGLAGFGAAVVAAISTSALGADWTSWRGPDQCGLVRENAVVKNWSPSGENLLWKSNEGGRTTPLVMGGRVFFIAPVGDGDCLQERVICLDGSTGKTIWDFHFNVFFSDIVAQRVGWTALAGDAETGNVYAHGTGGEFICFSRDGKVLWKHSMTEEFNRIAGYGGRLHTPVVDEDRVVISFLNTNWGGHARPAHRYVAFDKHTGAVKWWSEIPGIGKDTTYACPVVATIAGRRQLICPAADGAVYGLESRTGKIIWSFLLSKMGLNSSPVVSGNHVIVSHSEENIDSTVMGRLVCIDATGTGDITATGEVWRSEGVDAGYASPALANGRVYIVDNSANLHCVDAETGKPLWKFKLGRVGKGSATVTADGVIYVGEQNGVFWILKDAGDHCEKLSEQAFEGPNHTIDELYGSPAVVDGRVYFMTRYGSYCLAIKDAKVQRVSAADPAQEMSVRADAKPATVLIEPGDVTIGPGGTIQFMVKLFTDHGAAIDGASTKVEWTIAGIQGEMTPSGAFTAATGVQYSTGLINAHVAGLTASARVRIAPVLPIEEDFETLALGSTPAGWIGAMGKTSIVERDGSKVLQKLAEKGKPSPVWKMRAYIGQPLEAGYTVEADVLGSLARKRFKPDMGIINDRYELILLGAQKELELSRWRDEPTHGKRLRIPFEFKPDVWYRMKLRVDVTNGKSAVQGKVWPREDAEPKDWTIRFDDECPNLEGCPGLFVYSNGTTDKSNGPEVFFDNLKVTRN; encoded by the coding sequence ATGAACAACATGCGTTTTCGTCGCGGGCTTGCTGGATTCGGAGCGGCAGTCGTCGCGGCGATTTCAACGAGCGCGCTCGGAGCGGACTGGACCTCCTGGCGCGGACCGGATCAGTGCGGGCTGGTTCGCGAGAATGCCGTTGTGAAGAACTGGTCGCCGAGCGGAGAGAACCTGCTCTGGAAAAGCAACGAGGGGGGGCGAACAACACCGCTGGTGATGGGCGGCCGTGTGTTTTTCATCGCTCCGGTCGGAGACGGCGACTGCCTTCAGGAGCGCGTGATCTGCCTCGACGGCAGCACGGGCAAGACGATCTGGGACTTTCATTTCAACGTCTTTTTCTCGGATATCGTCGCGCAGCGCGTCGGATGGACGGCGCTGGCGGGCGACGCGGAAACGGGCAATGTGTACGCCCACGGAACCGGCGGTGAATTCATCTGCTTCAGCCGCGACGGCAAGGTGCTGTGGAAACACTCCATGACGGAGGAGTTCAACCGTATCGCGGGATACGGCGGCCGACTGCACACGCCTGTTGTCGACGAAGATCGCGTCGTCATCAGTTTCTTGAATACGAACTGGGGCGGACACGCGCGACCGGCGCATCGGTACGTGGCGTTTGACAAGCATACGGGGGCTGTGAAGTGGTGGAGCGAGATTCCCGGCATCGGCAAGGACACGACCTACGCGTGCCCGGTCGTCGCAACAATCGCGGGGCGACGACAGTTGATCTGTCCGGCGGCCGACGGCGCTGTTTATGGACTGGAGAGCCGCACGGGGAAGATCATCTGGAGTTTTCTGCTGAGTAAGATGGGGCTGAATTCGTCGCCGGTGGTGAGCGGCAATCATGTTATCGTGTCGCACAGCGAAGAGAACATTGACTCGACGGTCATGGGGCGTCTCGTCTGCATCGACGCGACGGGCACCGGCGATATCACCGCAACGGGCGAAGTGTGGCGAAGCGAGGGCGTCGATGCCGGGTATGCGTCACCCGCCCTTGCGAATGGACGAGTTTACATCGTGGACAACTCCGCCAATCTGCACTGCGTCGATGCCGAGACCGGCAAGCCGCTCTGGAAATTCAAACTCGGTCGCGTTGGCAAGGGCTCTGCCACGGTCACGGCGGACGGGGTGATCTACGTCGGCGAACAGAACGGCGTGTTCTGGATCCTGAAAGACGCCGGTGACCACTGCGAGAAACTGAGCGAGCAGGCCTTCGAAGGCCCGAATCACACCATCGACGAACTCTATGGCTCGCCGGCCGTCGTGGATGGGCGAGTTTACTTCATGACGCGCTACGGCAGCTATTGCCTGGCGATAAAGGATGCGAAGGTACAGCGCGTATCCGCCGCCGATCCGGCACAAGAAATGAGCGTCCGGGCAGATGCCAAACCGGCGACCGTGCTCATCGAACCCGGCGATGTGACCATCGGGCCGGGCGGTACCATTCAGTTCATGGTCAAGCTCTTCACGGACCACGGCGCCGCAATTGACGGCGCGTCCACGAAGGTTGAATGGACGATCGCGGGAATACAGGGCGAGATGACACCGAGCGGCGCCTTTACGGCCGCGACGGGCGTGCAATATTCAACCGGTCTGATCAACGCCCACGTCGCCGGGCTGACCGCCTCGGCGCGAGTTCGAATCGCTCCAGTGCTGCCGATCGAGGAAGACTTCGAGACGCTGGCGCTGGGTTCGACGCCGGCCGGTTGGATCGGTGCAATGGGCAAAACATCGATCGTCGAGCGGGACGGATCCAAGGTTCTTCAGAAGCTCGCGGAAAAAGGCAAGCCATCGCCGGTCTGGAAAATGCGGGCATACATCGGGCAGCCGCTGGAGGCGGGCTACACCGTGGAGGCCGACGTTCTGGGTTCGTTGGCACGAAAGCGGTTCAAGCCGGACATGGGCATTATCAACGACCGCTACGAGTTGATTCTGCTCGGCGCCCAGAAGGAACTGGAGCTTTCTCGCTGGCGAGATGAACCGACCCACGGAAAGCGCCTTCGCATTCCGTTCGAGTTCAAGCCCGATGTCTGGTATCGGATGAAGCTCCGCGTCGATGTGACAAACGGCAAATCGGCGGTGCAGGGCAAGGTCTGGCCGCGCGAAGACGCCGAGCCGAAGGACTGGACGATTCGCTTCGACGACGAGTGTCCGAACCTGGAGGGCTGTCCCGGCTTGTTTGTGTATTCCAACGGCACGACGGACAAGAGCAACGGTCCCGAAGTGTTTTTCGACAACCTCAAGGTCACGCGAAACTGA
- the solA gene encoding N-methyl-L-tryptophan oxidase gives MSETYDVIVIGCGAMGSASAFHLARRGAKTLVLEQYDIGHEFGSSHGRSRVIRKAYFEDPRYVPLLHRSYELWRALERKSGETLLHLVGCLNIGPRGHVAIEGVLESVRMHGLPHELLTAEELQRRWAVFSLPESDVGIFEPEGGFVSPERCIRTHAEQARRHGAVVRTGERVVGWSPRKHGLSVRTESSEFHAGSLVITAGPWLPKLAAELNLPLRVERQVQLWFLPDEAAPFTAARMPSFIHFVGTSAYYGIPMREREGVKVARHHAGETTSPDAVNRLVTQADVADVRSYSSRYLPAANGPLVDGKVCLYTNTPDDHFIIDRHPRHEQVLIAGGFSGHGFKFAPIVGSALADMAINGGTNEPIDFLSIRRFSA, from the coding sequence ATGAGCGAAACCTATGACGTGATTGTAATCGGCTGCGGCGCGATGGGCAGCGCCTCGGCGTTTCATCTTGCACGTCGCGGCGCGAAGACCCTCGTGCTTGAACAATATGACATCGGTCACGAATTCGGCAGTTCCCACGGCCGAAGCCGAGTGATCCGGAAGGCATATTTTGAGGATCCTCGGTATGTGCCGCTGCTGCATCGCTCGTACGAACTTTGGCGAGCGCTGGAGCGCAAGTCGGGAGAGACGCTACTGCACCTGGTGGGATGCCTGAATATTGGTCCGCGCGGACACGTCGCGATTGAGGGCGTGCTTGAAAGCGTTCGAATGCACGGCCTGCCGCACGAGCTTCTCACTGCCGAGGAACTGCAACGGCGATGGGCTGTTTTCAGCCTGCCTGAAAGTGATGTCGGCATCTTCGAGCCGGAGGGCGGATTTGTTTCGCCGGAACGTTGCATCCGGACTCATGCTGAACAGGCACGACGTCATGGCGCCGTTGTGAGGACCGGTGAGCGGGTCGTCGGCTGGTCACCGCGCAAGCACGGCCTTTCAGTCCGAACCGAATCGTCGGAATTTCACGCGGGCAGCCTGGTGATTACGGCAGGTCCCTGGCTTCCGAAGCTTGCGGCCGAGTTGAACCTGCCACTGCGGGTGGAGCGGCAGGTGCAGCTCTGGTTCCTCCCGGATGAAGCAGCGCCGTTCACCGCCGCGCGAATGCCGTCATTCATTCATTTTGTCGGAACATCGGCTTATTACGGCATTCCGATGCGCGAGCGTGAGGGCGTCAAAGTTGCGCGGCATCACGCCGGCGAGACGACATCGCCGGATGCCGTCAATCGTCTTGTCACTCAGGCCGATGTGGCGGACGTGCGGAGCTACTCCTCGCGTTACCTTCCGGCCGCGAATGGGCCGCTGGTAGACGGAAAAGTGTGCCTATACACGAACACGCCTGATGATCATTTCATAATTGACCGGCATCCGCGGCATGAGCAGGTGTTGATCGCGGGCGGCTTTTCAGGGCATGGGTTCAAATTCGCGCCGATCGTGGGATCGGCCCTTGCGGACATGGCAATCAACGGGGGCACGAACGAACCGATCGATTTTCTGTCGATTCGTCGATTTAGCGCGTGA
- a CDS encoding AMP-binding protein, which produces MPFFQQTEETRTPEQIASAQREKLRRLIRAVIQTNRFQRAKLEAEFGSAISRPDSFLDELTLEQLPFTTRAELEADQASNPPYGTNLTFAIDDFSRMHQTSGSGGVPMRWLDRGKDWGWWMKLWAVIYRAGDVRATDRFFFPFSFGPFIGFWAAFDSAAALGNLCLPAGGMTTKARLGFMLDNEATIVCCTPTYALRMAEVAAEAGIRLDRSSIRSLFVAGEPGGSIPATRERIESAWGARVFDHAGMTEMGAYAFECVECPGGLHINESEFIAEVIDPRTTEPVPDGHEGELVLTNLGRFGMPLIRYRTGDLVRLLRGRCACTRWYVRLNGGILGRIDDMVTVRGNNVFPTAIEAILRRFGDVVEYRVSVDELAVKQDLRIEIEASGACDAPAALARRISEAIRDRLNFRPVVTMVPTGTLPRFEMKSKRWIRGRPVPPT; this is translated from the coding sequence ATGCCTTTCTTCCAACAGACTGAGGAAACGCGCACGCCGGAACAGATTGCATCGGCGCAACGAGAGAAATTGCGCCGGTTGATTCGAGCGGTTATCCAGACAAATCGATTTCAGCGTGCGAAGCTGGAGGCGGAATTCGGATCGGCGATCAGCCGGCCCGATTCATTTCTCGATGAGCTGACGCTTGAGCAACTTCCGTTCACGACGCGCGCGGAGCTTGAAGCGGATCAGGCGTCGAATCCACCCTATGGGACAAACCTGACCTTCGCGATCGACGATTTTTCGAGGATGCACCAGACATCCGGCAGCGGCGGAGTGCCAATGCGGTGGCTCGACCGGGGCAAAGACTGGGGCTGGTGGATGAAGCTCTGGGCGGTGATTTATCGTGCAGGCGATGTCCGCGCAACGGATCGATTTTTCTTTCCGTTTTCATTTGGTCCTTTCATCGGATTCTGGGCGGCCTTTGACAGTGCCGCGGCACTGGGCAATCTCTGCCTGCCGGCCGGTGGCATGACCACGAAGGCGCGGCTTGGATTTATGCTCGACAATGAAGCGACAATTGTGTGCTGCACGCCGACGTATGCGCTGCGCATGGCGGAGGTCGCGGCTGAAGCGGGCATTCGACTCGACCGTTCATCAATTCGGTCGCTATTCGTGGCAGGCGAGCCGGGCGGCAGCATCCCGGCGACGCGCGAGCGGATTGAATCGGCGTGGGGCGCGCGGGTGTTCGATCATGCCGGCATGACGGAGATGGGCGCCTACGCGTTCGAATGCGTTGAATGTCCGGGTGGTCTGCACATCAACGAATCGGAGTTCATCGCCGAAGTAATTGACCCGCGCACGACCGAGCCGGTGCCCGACGGCCACGAAGGGGAACTCGTGCTGACCAACCTCGGGCGGTTCGGCATGCCGCTGATTCGATACCGCACGGGTGATCTAGTCCGCTTGTTACGAGGTCGTTGCGCGTGCACACGCTGGTATGTGCGCCTCAACGGCGGCATCCTCGGGCGAATTGATGACATGGTCACCGTTCGCGGCAACAATGTATTTCCGACTGCCATTGAGGCTATACTTCGACGATTCGGGGACGTCGTGGAGTACCGAGTCAGCGTCGACGAGTTGGCGGTAAAGCAGGATTTGCGGATTGAGATCGAAGCGTCGGGCGCGTGCGACGCCCCGGCGGCTCTGGCTCGCCGGATCTCCGAGGCGATTCGCGACCGATTGAACTTTCGCCCCGTCGTCACAATGGTACCTACCGGCACTCTGCCGCGATTTGAGATGAAATCGAAGCGCTGGATTCGCGGGAGGCCGGTTCCACCCACTTGA
- a CDS encoding ABC transporter ATP-binding protein produces METTTDAPVLQVNDLHKRYHLGEEVIDALAGVSLHAERGSFIAIMGASGSGKTTLLHLIGGLDLPDRGSVGVDGRRVNELTDSERTLFRRRRLGIIFQSFNLMPTLTALENVMLPLLVDGIAADHAEKRARDLLDQVRLGHRLRHRPALMSGGEQQRVAIARALMVDPVLVLADEPTGNLDPTSSLEVWRLLRHLATERNTAVLMVTHESAAAAQADVVHFIKAGRFTGSAEPKGCADAALVAARYAELAD; encoded by the coding sequence ATGGAAACAACGACGGACGCTCCCGTCCTACAGGTCAATGATCTGCACAAACGCTACCACCTCGGTGAAGAGGTCATCGACGCCCTTGCCGGCGTCAGCCTCCATGCCGAACGCGGCAGTTTCATCGCCATCATGGGCGCCAGCGGCTCAGGAAAAACCACGCTCCTGCATCTCATCGGTGGGCTCGACCTGCCGGATCGCGGCTCAGTCGGCGTCGACGGCCGTCGGGTCAATGAGTTGACCGATTCTGAAAGGACGCTATTTCGCCGCCGCCGACTGGGGATCATCTTCCAGTCGTTCAACCTCATGCCGACGCTCACGGCGCTTGAAAACGTCATGCTACCCTTGCTTGTTGATGGTATCGCCGCGGACCACGCTGAAAAACGCGCCAGGGATCTGCTTGATCAGGTTCGTCTCGGGCATCGGCTCAGACATCGGCCGGCCTTGATGTCCGGCGGCGAACAGCAGCGCGTCGCCATCGCCAGAGCGCTCATGGTCGATCCGGTGCTGGTCCTCGCCGACGAGCCCACGGGAAATCTCGACCCCACCTCGTCGCTCGAAGTCTGGCGGCTCTTGCGCCATCTCGCCACCGAGAGGAATACCGCCGTGCTCATGGTCACTCACGAATCCGCAGCCGCGGCGCAGGCGGACGTCGTTCATTTCATCAAGGCTGGCAGATTCACCGGATCAGCCGAGCCGAAGGGATGTGCAGATGCGGCACTGGTTGCAGCTCGCTACGCGGAACTGGCGGACTAG
- a CDS encoding PQQ-binding-like beta-propeller repeat protein codes for MKKNDCQRATIAPRIDERRKKIVHDDVKISLNVSAEVRVPDGAAAGHRNLSRWAASSIVFSLCIAAILLAAPTGLASEPTKPKKGDWPMWGGSTDRNMVSDETGIPTKWDAKKGVNIKWTAPLGSQTYGNPVVAGGRIFVGTNNEHEYRPKIKGDKGIVLCFDEKTGKFLWQATHDKLPAGRVNDWPEQGICSTAAVEGNRVYYVSNRCEVICADVEGFLDGENDGPFKDEKYNEKEDADFIWVYDMIEELGVFPHNLATASPVIGGDLVFVLTSNGVDEGHLNIPSPDAPDFLAINKNTGELVWEKNDVGKKIFHGQWSSPAYGMVAGKPQVIFGGGDGTCYAYEPKSGELLWKFHLNPPDAKYVLGGRGTANEIIATPVIHHDRVYLCVGQDPEHGEGIGHFYSIDATKRGDITTSGRIWHIGNDKFNRSISTCAIRDGLLYAADLSGFLYCMDVETGKVNWRHDTFSAIWGSPYYVDGKVMLGTEDGEVLVFEHGKEKKLLATNDMGNSVYTTPVAANGVLYITNRNTLFAIEGKDEKKSEEKAAVK; via the coding sequence ATGAAAAAAAACGACTGCCAACGCGCGACGATCGCGCCGCGCATAGATGAACGGAGGAAAAAGATCGTGCACGACGATGTCAAGATCAGCCTGAATGTGTCGGCCGAGGTCCGCGTGCCCGACGGCGCCGCGGCGGGCCATCGCAACCTTTCACGGTGGGCCGCGAGTTCAATCGTATTTTCGCTCTGTATTGCGGCGATCCTTCTGGCAGCGCCAACCGGACTCGCCAGCGAACCGACGAAACCGAAGAAAGGCGATTGGCCGATGTGGGGCGGCTCGACGGATCGCAACATGGTGTCGGACGAGACGGGCATTCCCACGAAATGGGATGCCAAGAAAGGCGTCAACATTAAGTGGACCGCTCCGCTCGGATCGCAGACGTACGGCAATCCGGTGGTTGCCGGGGGTCGCATCTTCGTGGGCACGAACAATGAACATGAATATCGTCCCAAGATCAAAGGCGACAAGGGAATCGTGCTCTGTTTCGATGAGAAGACCGGCAAGTTCCTCTGGCAGGCGACGCACGACAAGCTGCCCGCTGGCCGCGTCAACGACTGGCCTGAGCAGGGCATTTGCTCAACCGCGGCGGTTGAGGGCAACCGCGTCTATTACGTCAGCAATCGCTGCGAAGTAATCTGTGCGGATGTCGAGGGCTTTCTCGATGGTGAGAATGATGGTCCGTTCAAGGATGAAAAGTACAACGAGAAAGAGGACGCCGACTTCATCTGGGTCTATGACATGATCGAGGAGTTGGGCGTTTTTCCGCACAACCTCGCGACCGCATCTCCCGTGATCGGCGGCGATCTTGTTTTCGTCCTCACATCAAACGGCGTCGACGAAGGCCACCTTAATATCCCGAGTCCCGATGCGCCGGACTTTCTCGCGATCAACAAGAACACCGGTGAGTTGGTCTGGGAGAAGAATGACGTCGGCAAGAAAATCTTCCACGGTCAGTGGTCCAGCCCGGCCTATGGCATGGTAGCGGGCAAACCCCAGGTCATTTTCGGCGGGGGCGACGGCACCTGCTATGCCTATGAGCCGAAGTCTGGCGAGCTTCTGTGGAAGTTTCATTTGAATCCGCCAGACGCAAAGTATGTACTCGGCGGGCGCGGCACAGCCAATGAAATCATCGCCACACCGGTGATCCACCATGACAGGGTCTATCTCTGCGTGGGTCAGGATCCGGAACACGGCGAGGGCATCGGTCATTTCTACTCGATCGACGCCACGAAGCGCGGTGACATCACCACGTCCGGTCGCATCTGGCACATCGGCAACGACAAGTTCAACCGCTCCATCAGCACCTGTGCGATTCGCGACGGCCTGCTCTATGCCGCGGACCTGAGCGGATTTCTCTATTGCATGGATGTCGAAACGGGCAAAGTGAACTGGCGACATGACACATTCTCGGCAATCTGGGGATCGCCCTATTACGTCGATGGCAAAGTGATGCTCGGCACGGAGGACGGCGAGGTGCTCGTCTTTGAGCACGGAAAAGAGAAGAAACTCCTGGCGACGAACGACATGGGCAACTCCGTTTACACGACCCCCGTCGCGGCCAACGGCGTGCTTTACATCACGAACAGGAACACCCTCTTTGCCATCGAAGGCAAAGATGAAAAGAAATCCGAGGAAAAAGCGGCAGTGAAGTAG